A region of Ornithorhynchus anatinus isolate Pmale09 chromosome 5, mOrnAna1.pri.v4, whole genome shotgun sequence DNA encodes the following proteins:
- the CYP1A1 gene encoding cytochrome P450 1A1 yields the protein MAVSLSVLGLVGSVSVTEILLASAIFFLAFWIIGSLSEKVPHGMKSPPGPWAWPLIGNILELRKDPHLALTRMSQVYGDVMQVQIGTTPVLVLSGLETLRQALVKQGEDFMGRPDLYTFQHIGDGESLSFSTDSGEVWVARRKLAQNALKTFSLASSPSSSCTYLEEHVSKEAVSLIGKFQELMKKRGSFDPYRYVMVSVANVICAMCFGKRYDHNDQELLSVVSLSDKFGEFAASGNPADFIPILRYLPNHALRNFKDLNQKMVAFLQKMLMEHYRTYEKNQVRDITDSLIEHCQDKKLDENANVQLSDKKIVNVVLDLFGAGFDTITTSLSWSLMYLVKYPEVQKKIQEELDMVIGRGRMPRLSDRSLLPYTEAFILESFRHSSFIPFTIPHSTTRATTLNGYYIPKGRCVFVNQWQINHDPELWEDPSAFRPERFLTQEGTKINKALSERVTMFGLGKRKCIGETIARWEVFLFLTILLQQIEFSVQSGGKLDMSRIYGLAMKHPRCEHFQVHPRF from the exons ATGGCAGTGTCCCTGTCCGTGTTGGGATTGGTGGGTTCTGTCTCAGTCACCGAGATCCTCCTGGCCTCCGCCATCTTCTTTCTGGCCTTCTGGATCATAGGCTCCCTTAGCGAGAAAGTGCCCCATGGGATGAAGAGCCCCCCGGGGCCCTGGGCTTGGCCCCTGATCGGTAACATCCTGGAGCTGAGAAAGGACCCTCACCTGGCACTGACGCGGATGAGCCAAGTCTACGGAGATGTGATGCAGGTCCAGATTGGGACCACCCCGGTCCTGGTGCTGAGTGGGCTGGAGACCCTCAGGCAAGCTCTGGTCAAGCAGGGGGAGGACTTCATGGGACGACCCGACCTCTACACCTTCCAACACATCGGGGATGGGGAATCCTTAAGTTTCAGCACGGACTCTGGGGAGGTTTGGGTCGCCCGCCGGAAGCTGGCTCAGAATGCCCTGAAAACCTTCTCCCtcgcctcctcaccatcctcttcCTGCACTTACCTGGAGGAACACGTCAGCAAAGAAGCCGTGAGCCTCATTGGTAAATTCCAGGAATTGATGAAGAAGAGGGGGAGCTTCGACCCCTACAGGTACGTGATGGTCTCCGTGGCCAATGTCATCTGTGCCATGTGCTTTGGGAAACGCTATGACCACAATGACCAGGAGCTGCTCAGCGTCGTCAGCCTGAGTGACAAGTTTGGGGAATTTGCCGCCTCGGGGAATCCTGCAGATTTCATCCCGATTCTCCGTTACCTCCCAAACCACGCTCTGAGAAACTTTAAGGACCTGAACCAGAAGATGGTTGCTTTCCTGCAGAAGATGTTGATGGAGCACTACAGGACCTATGAAAAG AACCAAGTCCGAGATATCACAGACTCTCTGATCGAGCACTGCCAGGACAAGAAGTTGGATGAGAATGCCAACGTTCAGCTTTCCGATAAGAAGATTGTGAATGTGGTCCTGGATCTCTTTGGAGCTG GTTTTGACACTATCACAACTTCCTTATCCTGGAGCCTCATGTACCTGGTGAAGTATCCTGAGGTCCAAAAGAAGATCCAGGAGGAGCTGG ATATGGTCATCGGCAGGGGCCGCATGCCACGACTCTCAGACAGATCCCTGCTGCCATACACAGAAGCCTTTATCCTGGAGTCTTTCCGACACTCTTCCTTCATTCCCTTCACCATTCCACACAG TACGACAAGAGCCACGACTCTGAACGGCTATTACATCCCCAAGGGGCGCTGTGTGTTCGTGAACCAGTGGCAGATCAACCATGATCC GGAGCTGTGGGAGGATCCATCTGCCTTCAGGCCAGAGCGCTTCCTCACCCAAGAGGGGACCAAGATCAACAAGGCTTTGAGCGAAAGGGTGACAATGTTTGGCTTGGGCAAGAGGAAGTGCATTGGGGAGACCATTGCACGCTGGGAGGTCTTCCTTTTCCTGACCATCCTTCTGCAGCAGATAGAGTTCAGCGTCCAATCCGGAGGGAAGCTGGACATGTCCCGGATCTACGGGCTGGCCATGAAGCACCCACGATGTGAGCACTTCCAGGTCCACCCACGCTTCTAA